The following are encoded together in the Diabrotica undecimpunctata isolate CICGRU chromosome 7, icDiaUnde3, whole genome shotgun sequence genome:
- the LOC140446572 gene encoding uncharacterized protein translates to MSNKNKKLTEVELLQLLEKGDSDEFLIYGSEYNPSDEEKSDKEDECNSDWYEVDCTHLRLDIQFPVNEPYLYDDSYPQNRTELTSFHVYRKLIDNEILQLIIGETDRNCAQIKNAQCYSRSSRIHPWKPTNKEKILKFLGCVMYMEIFKLPKIADYWNDKLDHFNNINT, encoded by the exons atgtcaaataaaaataaaaagttgacaGAGGTGGAGTTGCTCCAATTGTTAGAGAAGGGGGATTCTGATGAATTTTTGATATATGGTTCAGAATACAACCCAAGTGACGAAGAAAAATCTGATAAAGAAGATGAATGTAACAGTGATTGGTATGAAGTTGACTGTACTCATTTACGTCTCGATATACAGTTTCCTGTTAATGAACCATATCTCTATGATGATAGTTACCCTCAAAATAGAACTGAGCTAACTTCTTTTCATGTATACAGGAAACTTATCGATAATGAAATTTTACAACTTATTATAGGGGAGACTGACAGAAATTGTGCGCAAATAAAAAATGCACAATGTTATAGCAGATCATCCAGAATTCATCCATGGAAACCTaccaataaagaaaaaattttaaaatttttgggttGTGTTATGTATATGGAAATTTTCAAGCTTCCCAAAATTGCTGATTATTGGA ATGATAAACTTGATCACTTCAACAACATCAACACTTGA